The proteins below come from a single Acidovorax sp. NCPPB 4044 genomic window:
- the kdsA gene encoding 3-deoxy-8-phosphooctulonate synthase: MKLCGFDVGLEHPFFLIAGPCVIESEQLQMDVAGRLKETAAALGVPFIFKSSFDKANRSSGTSFRGPGREKGLEILAKIRRELGVPVLTDVHTEEDIAEAAKVVDVLQTPAFLCRQTDFIRAVAQSGKPVNIKKGQFLAPHDMKNVIDKARAAAREAGLPEDSFMACERGASFGYNNLVSDMRGLAIMRETGAPVVFDATHSVQLPGGQGTSSGGQREMVPVLARAAVAVGVAGLFMETHPDPSKALSDGPNAVPLQHMKALLETLVALDSVTKRNGFLENNFGA, encoded by the coding sequence ATGAAACTCTGCGGCTTCGACGTCGGCCTCGAACACCCCTTCTTCCTCATCGCGGGCCCGTGCGTCATCGAGTCCGAGCAACTGCAGATGGACGTGGCCGGCCGGCTCAAGGAAACAGCGGCGGCGCTGGGCGTGCCCTTCATCTTCAAGAGCAGCTTCGACAAGGCCAACCGTTCCTCGGGCACCAGCTTCCGGGGCCCGGGCCGCGAGAAGGGCCTGGAGATCCTGGCCAAGATCCGGCGTGAACTCGGCGTGCCCGTGCTCACCGACGTGCACACCGAGGAAGACATCGCCGAGGCCGCGAAGGTAGTCGACGTGCTGCAGACGCCGGCCTTCCTGTGCCGCCAGACCGACTTCATCCGCGCGGTGGCGCAATCGGGCAAGCCGGTGAACATCAAGAAGGGGCAGTTCCTCGCGCCCCACGACATGAAGAACGTCATCGACAAGGCCCGCGCCGCTGCACGCGAAGCTGGCCTGCCGGAGGACAGCTTCATGGCCTGCGAGCGCGGCGCGAGCTTCGGCTACAACAACCTCGTCTCCGACATGCGCGGCCTGGCCATCATGCGCGAGACCGGCGCGCCGGTGGTGTTCGACGCCACGCACAGCGTGCAGCTGCCCGGCGGGCAGGGCACGAGCAGCGGCGGGCAGCGCGAGATGGTGCCGGTACTGGCGCGCGCGGCCGTGGCCGTGGGCGTGGCCGGCCTTTTCATGGAGACGCACCCCGATCCGAGCAAGGCCTTGTCGGACGGCCCCAACGCCGTGCCGCTGCAGCACATGAAGGCCCTGCTCGAAACCCTGGTCGCCCTGGATTCCGTCACCAAGCGGAACGGCTTTCTCGAAAACAACTTCGGAGCTTGA